The following are from one region of the Silene latifolia isolate original U9 population chromosome 9, ASM4854445v1, whole genome shotgun sequence genome:
- the LOC141601237 gene encoding uncharacterized protein LOC141601237 — MAPFEALYGRKCRSPVCWDDRAYAVVLGPQMIQEMEDQVHIIRQKMRAAQDRQKSYADLKRSEIELVVGDKVLLKVSPMKGVMRFGKRGKLGQKYIGPYHILDRGREVAYRLTLPPALGRVHNVFHVSQLRKHVSDSTHVLEPEHVDIDEQLSYVEEPKEILDRKVRKTRNGETTLVKVLWSNHKVEEATWEAEAAMRDKYPSPFV; from the coding sequence atggcaccttttgaggctttgtatggaagGAAATGCaggagtccagtttgttgggatgacagaGCATATGCGGTTGTGTTAGGACCTCAGATGATACAAGAAATGGAGGATCAAGTGCACATTATTCGACAGAAGATGCGTGCGGCGCAGGATAGGCAGAAAAGCTATGCAGATTTGAAGAGAAGTGAGATAGAACTTGTTGTGGGAGATAAGGTGttgttgaaagtgtctcctatgaagggagtgatgagatttgggaagagaggGAAGTTGGGTCAGAAGTATATAGGGCCATATCATATCTTAGACAGAGGTAGAGAGGTAGCATACCGTTTAACACTACCTCCAGCTTTGGGTAGGGTCCATAATGTGTTCCATGTTTCGCAATTGAGGAAGCATGTGAGTGATTCTACTCATGTACTAGAGCCTGAGCATGTTGACATTGATGAACAATTGTCTTATGTTGAGGAGCCTAAAGAAATCTTGGATAGAAAAGTGAGGAAGACTCGTAATGGTGAGACAACATTGGTGAAagttttatggtctaatcataaGGTAGAAGAAGCTACATGGGAAGCTGAAGCTGCAATGCGGGATAAGTATCCTAGTCCTTTTGTTTAA